A single window of Nyctibius grandis isolate bNycGra1 chromosome Z, bNycGra1.pri, whole genome shotgun sequence DNA harbors:
- the TMEM171 gene encoding transmembrane protein 171 has translation MYPVAVPAPGGEGNNGQHGKLIFFLFVFGAVLLSAGFLLSVFILQSCPSGTFSDCNEVLKAAGPVLAVTGLVCMLLARSRARLYIRQRQLQNEQVYSLVFCRGSCQFAQFLIFGFLFLTSGMLISILGIWVPGCSPSWHSIQLNHTGSSDVDLQGCGFLSLQIMGPLIVLTGLCFFVIAHVNKKQNLNLNQESCESEGHPQSPESFQVTVGDAVMVFPPPPPPYFVDSVSPTVTHCLMSSGLPTCENPPPYHSIFSDGAQLADDEGTVAVRDYETVYTISGSSSPSDILPMLYLSSESPPKYEEKASITNNEYSPSSSSSSSSVSLATSDTSS, from the exons ATGTATCCAGTGGCTGTTCCTGCACCAGGAGGTGAAGGAAATAATGGACAACATgggaaacttatttttttcctttttgtttttggaGCTGTGTTGCTCAGCGCTGGATTCCTGCTTTCAGTCTTTATTCTCCAGTCGTGCCCATCTGGAACCTTCAGTGACTGTAACGAGGTCCTTAAGGCTGCTGGGCCTGTGCTGGCTGTAACTGGACTGGTTTGTATGTTACTAGCACGATCAAGGGCCAGGCTGTATATAAGACAAAGACAACTGCAAAATGAGCAGGTGTACAGCCTTGTTTTTTGTCGTGGGAGCTGTCAGTTTGCCCAGTTTCTCATATTTGGATTCCTGTTTTTAACTAGTGGAATGCTAATTAGCATCCTGGGCATTTGGGTtcctggctgcagccccagctggcACAGCATACAGCTCAACCACACCGGCAGTTCTGATGTGGACCTCCAGGGCTGTGGATTCCTGTCACTTCAAATCATGGGACCTTTGATTGTGCTCACTGGGTTGTGTTTCTTCGTGATAGCTCATGTtaacaagaaacaaaacttaaaTCTCAACCAAGAATCTTGTGAAAGTGAAGGACATCCTCAGAGCCCTGAATCTTTTCAGGTTACAGTAG gtgaTGCTGTAATGGTATTCccacctccaccacctccttatTTTGTTGACTCTGTGTCACCAACCGTGACACATTGTCTAATGTCAAGTGGTTTACCTACATGTGAAAATCCTCCACCATACCACTCTATCTTCAGTGATGG AGCGCAGCTTGCAGATGATGAAGGAACAGTTGCTGTTAGAGACTATGAAACCGTATATACAATTTCTGGAAGCAGCTCACCTTCCGATATTTTACCGATGCTATACCTCTCCTCTGAATCACCtccaaaatatgaagaaaaagcatcaataacaaataatgaatattctccatcttcttcttcatcttcttc